One genomic segment of Lytechinus pictus isolate F3 Inbred chromosome 18, Lp3.0, whole genome shotgun sequence includes these proteins:
- the LOC129281284 gene encoding uncharacterized protein LOC129281284 — protein sequence MSDSKPFRVIMWCVPRSISTAIAKCFSFIDNTEVWFEPYCLAFFQDFILKGMGVPLPRSCGDFDPEAFLGPLKAMMKGSPMEHVFLPEKMDVSLMLRDGIRQQLESQPDKPTFIKDMAYGVTGYLDLLPKKEAGYKHTFLIRDPERMFPSWRTLLITQVAQMPMPGRKSVDPATFDMTTDVPFMMPGYTYKCQYDLWKHVKENFDPNPVVIDVDELLANPADMLPKYFEACGMPWDAKYLQWDASPDIVKTWRCILPMSGTRADGTIRLVHKIAFESSEFRASKPKLPRSEMTPDTIKAIDATADYYKEMAETRIKASENSNA from the exons ATGTCTGATTCAAAACCCTTCCGGGTCATCATGTGGTGTGTACCACGTTCGATATCGACTGCCATCGCCAAGTGTTTCAGTTTTATTGATAACACAGAG GTATGGTTTGAGCCCTATTGTCTAGCCTTCTTTCAAGACTTTATATTGAAAGGAATGGGCGTTCCTCTTCCGAGGAGCTGTGGTGATTTTGACCCGGAGGCGTTCTTAGGTCCATTAAAAGCCATGATGAAAGGCTCTCCCATGGAACATGTTTTCTTGCCAGAAAAGATGGACGTGTCACTAATGTT GCGCGATGGGATAAGGCAACAGCTTGAAAGTCAACCCGACAAGCCTACATTCATCAAGGACATGGCGTATGGCGTCACAGGGTACCTAGATCTCTTACCCAAGAAAGAGGCAGGTTACAAACACACGTTTCTGATCCGTGATCCTGAGCGGATGTTCCCTTCCTGGAGAACCCTTCTGATAACTCAGGTTGCCCAGATGCCAATGCCGGGAAGGAAATCTGTCGACCCTGCTACCTTCGACATGACCACAGATGTGCCGTTCATGATGCCAGGCTACACCTACAAATGCCAGTATGACCTCTGGAAGCACGTCAAGGAGAACTTTGACCCAAACCCTGTGGTCATTGACGTCGACGAACTGTTGGCCAATCCTGCGGATATGCTTCCGAAGTACTTTGAAGCTTGTGGAATGCCCTGGGATGCTAAGTATCTCCAGTGGGATGCTAGTCCAGACATAGTGAAGACATGGCGGTGTATATTACCCATGTCCGGGACCAGAGCGGATGGCACTATACGTCTTGTCCACAAGATAGCCTTTGAAAGTTCTGAATTCCGAGCATCGAAACCAAAGCTTCCTCGATCAGAGATGACCCCGGACACAATCAAGGCTATAGACGCCACAGCAGACTACTACAAAGAAATGGCCGAAACAAGGATCAAAGCTTCAGAAAATTCAAATGCATGA
- the LOC135153080 gene encoding uncharacterized protein LOC135153080, whose amino-acid sequence MSDSKPFRVIMWCVPRSISTAIAKCFSFIDNAEVWFEPYCLAFFQDFTLKAMGVPLPRSCGDFDPQAFLGPIKAMMKGSPMEHAFMPEKMDVSLMLRDGIRQQLESQPADKPTFIKDMAYGVTGYLDLLPKKEAGYKHTFLIRDPERMFPSWRTLLITQVAEMPMPGRKPVDPDTFDMTTDVPFMMPGYTYKCQYDLWKHAKENFDPNPVVIDVDELLANPADMLPKYFEACGMPWDAKYLQWDASPDIVKTWRCIFPMSGTRADGTIRLVHKIAFESSEFRASKPKLPRSEMTPDTIKAIDATADYYKEMAETRIKP is encoded by the exons ATGTCTGATTCAAAACCCTTCCGGGTCATCATGTGGTGTGTACCACGTTCGATATCGACTGCCATAGCTAAGTGTTTCAGTTTTATTGATAACGCAGAG gTATGGTTTGAGCCCTACTGTCTAGCCTTCTTTCAAGACTTTACGCTGAAAGCAATGGGCGTTCCTCTTCCGAGGAGCTGTGGTGATTTTGACCCGCAGGCGTTCTTAGGTCCAATAAAAGCCATGATGAAAGGCTCTCCCATGGAACACGCTTTCATGCCAGAAAAGATGGACGTGTCACTAATGTT gcgcGATGGGATAAGGCAACAGCTTGAAAGTCAACCGGCCGACAAACCTACATTCATCAAGGACATGGCGTATGGCGTCACAGGGTACCTAGATCTCTTACCCAAGAAAGAGGCAGGTTACAAACACACGTTTCTGATCCGTGATCCTGAGCGGATGTTCCCTTCCTGGAGAACCCTTCTGATAACACAGGTTGCCGAGATGCCAATGCCGGGAAGGAAACCTGTCGACCCTGACACCTTCGACATGACCACAGATGTGCCGTTCATGATGCCAGGCTACACCTACAAATGCCAATATGACCTCTGGAAGCACGCCAAGGAGAACTTTGACCCAAACCCTGTGGTCATTGATGTCGACGAACTGTTGGCCAATCCTGCGGATATGCTTCCGAAGTACTTTGAAGCTTGTGGAATGCCCTGGGATGCTAAGTATCTCCAGTGGGATGCTAGTCCAGACATAGTGAAGACTTGGCGGTGTATATTTCCCATGTCCGGGACCAGAGCGGATGGCACTATACGTCTTGTCCACAAGATAGCCTTTGAAAGTTCTGAATTCCGAGCATCGAAACCAAAGCTTCCTCGATCAGAGATGACCCCGGACACAATCAAGGCTATAGACGCCACAGCAGACTACTACAAAGAAATGGCCGAAACAAGGATCAAACCTTAA